The genomic interval GGGCGGCCGCCGGCAGGCCAACACGCTCGCCGAACGCGCCAAGGCGATGGCCACATGAGCCTCGCGGGCAAGACGGCCTTCGTCACCGGCGGCGGCTCGGGGGTCGGCGCGGTGATCGCGCTGGCCTTCGCCGAGGCCGGGGCAGAGGTGGTGATCTGCGGCCGCCGCATGGGGCCGCTCGAGGCGGTCGCGGCGCGCCATCCGGCGATCCGCGCGGTGCTCTGCGACATCACCGACGAGGCGGCGATCTCCGCCGCCATCGCCGGGGCCGCGCCCGACATCGTCATCGCCAATGCCGGGGCCTCCGAGAGCGCGCCCTTCACCCGCACCGAGCTTGCCGCCTTCGAGCGCATGGTCTCGGTCAACCTCACGGGCACCTTCCTGACCCTGCGCGAGGGCGCAAAGGCGATGAAGGACAAGCCCTGGGGCCGGCTCATCGCCATCGCCTCGACCGCCGGGCTCAAGGGCTATCCCTATGTCGCGCCCTATGCCGCGGCCAAGCACGGGGTCATCGGGCTGGTGAAATCCGTGGCGCTCGAGCTTGCGCGCAAGGGCATCACCGCCAACGCGCTCTGCCCGGGCTTTCTCGACACCGAGATGACCGAGCGCTCGATCGCCAACATCGTCGAGAAGACCGGGCGCAGCCCCGAGGAGGCCCGCGCCTCGCTCGAGGCGACCAACCCGATGCACCGGCTCGTGCCGCCCGAGGACGTCGCCCGCGCCGCGCTCTGGCTCTGCGGCGAGGGCTCGGACATGGTCACCGGCCAGGCCATCTCGATCTCGGGAGGCGAGACGTGAGCGAGGCCTTCACGATACGCCGGCAGGTCGAGTTCAACCATTGCGACCCCGCCGGGATCGTCTTCTACCCGCGCTATTTCGAGATGATCTCGGCCGTGCAGGAGCGCTTCTTCGCGGATGCGCTCGGTTGCGGCTGGGGCGAGATGATCGCCGGAACCGGAATGGCGACCCCGATGGGTCAGATTGAGTGCCGCTTCCATGCCCCCTCGCGGCTCGGCGACTGGCTCGACCTGTCGCTGGCGGTGAAACGGCTCGGCAGCGCCTCGGCCACCTTCGTCATCACCTGCACCAGCGGCGACGAGCGCCGCTTCACCTGCCAGGCCACGGTGATCCACGCCAATGCCGAGCAGGGCACCTCCGCCCCCTGGCCCGCGCCGCTGCGCGATGCCATGACCCGCCATCTCGTTGCAAAAACGCCCGATTGAGAAAGACCGACGCATGACCGCTCTCACGCCCCACATGTTCCTCCAACCCGATGGCTGGGTGCCCGCGAAGGGCTATGCCAACGGCGTGCTCGCCGAAGGGCGCATGGTCTTCACCGGCGGCCTCGTCGGCTGGAACGCGCAGCAGGAATGGGTCCACGAGGACATGGTCGGACAGTTCCGCCAGACCCTCGAGAACATCGTTGCCGTGCTCGAGCAGGCCGGCGCCCGGCCCGAGCACCTCGTGCGCCTGACCTGGTACATCACCGACAAGCAGGAATATCTCGACAACCTGCGCGCCTTCGGGGCCGCCTACCGCGAGGTGATCGGCCGCCACTTCCCCGCCATGGCCGTCGTGCAGGTCTGCGCGCTGATGGAAGACGCCGCGCGGATCGAGATCGAGGCCACCGCGGTCATCCCCCATGACTGAGGCCGTCACCCGCCCCGGCACCCCGCCCTGCATCGTCACCGTCGCGCCCCATGCCGAGGTGACGCCGCGCGGCGCGGTCTTCGGCGGCTGGATCCTGTCGCAGCTCGACCATGCGGCGGGCCTTGCCGGTCGCAAGATCGCCGGCGGCGACGTGGTCATCGCCTCGCTCAAGGACGTGCAGTTCCACGCGCCGCTGCACGGCGGCGAGGAGTTCACCATCCACGCGGAGCTGAGCCGCCGCGGCACCAGCTCGTTCAACCTCGCCGTTTCCGCATGGGCCGAGCCCGACGGGGCCGGTCGCCGGATCCTCAGCGCCGACGTGCTGCTGGTGGCGGTCGATGGTGCGGGCAGACCTCGCAAACTTCCGGCCTGAAGCTTTCCTGCACGCCGCAAGAGGCAAAAATCGCGATTTCCTGCCTTTTGCGTTGCGCCGCGCCGGGATACACGCAACCTCTAATGTCGAGACCTCAAGGGTCTGGACGCAACTTTCCGGCAGGGGCGAGACATGGACACCGCACAAGACCACCAGATCGCCGACGAGCACCTCGCCCGGCAGCGGCTGCGCCTGTGGCTGCAGATGCTGAAGGCAGTGCGCCACGTCGAGGGCACGCTGCGCGAGCGGCTGCGCTCGGGCTATGACACCACCCTGCCGCGCTTCGACGTGCTGGCCGCGCTGCACGCCGCGCCCGAGGGGATGAAGATGAGCGAGCTGTCGCAGCAGCTGGTCGTCTCGAACGGCAACGTGACCGGCGTGGTCGACCGGCTGGTCGCCGACGGGCTGGCCGAGCGCCAGACGATGGAGACCGACCGCCGCGCCTTCCGCGTGCTGATCACCCCGGCGGGGCGCGCGCTGATGGACGAGATGGTTTCCGAGCACCTGCGCTGGATCGACGCGATGTTCTCGGAGATCTCGGAAACCGACGCCGCCCGCGGCATCTCGATCATGCTCGACATCCGCAACAAGCACTAAGCTCTTTCAGCCAATAGGAAAGGCCCCCGCAGTCGCTGCGGGGGCCTTCTCGTTTGCGCTGCCGGCGTCGGTCAGAGCAGCCCGGTCTCGCGCGCGACGCGGCGGTAGCCCGCCCCGGCGGTGAAGCCGCCGTCGATCACGAAATCCTCGCCGGTGATGAAACCCGAGGCCTCGGACGCGAGGAAGAGCACGAGTTGCGCCACCTCGGTCGCCTCGCCCGCGCGCTGCATCGGCGTCATGCCGATCATCGGGCCGAGGTGCGGCGAGCCGCGGTTGAGGTCGGTCACGATGAGACCCGGGCAGATTGCGTTGACCCGAACGCCCTGCTCGGCGAACTCCATCGCCGCGGTGCGCGTGAGCCCGCGCAGCGCCCATTTCGACGCGGTGTAGGCCGGATCGTAATGGCCCGAATAGGCGCTGTTGGACGAGATGTTGACGATC from Salipiger sp. H15 carries:
- a CDS encoding SDR family NAD(P)-dependent oxidoreductase → MSLAGKTAFVTGGGSGVGAVIALAFAEAGAEVVICGRRMGPLEAVAARHPAIRAVLCDITDEAAISAAIAGAAPDIVIANAGASESAPFTRTELAAFERMVSVNLTGTFLTLREGAKAMKDKPWGRLIAIASTAGLKGYPYVAPYAAAKHGVIGLVKSVALELARKGITANALCPGFLDTEMTERSIANIVEKTGRSPEEARASLEATNPMHRLVPPEDVARAALWLCGEGSDMVTGQAISISGGET
- a CDS encoding thioesterase family protein; translation: MSEAFTIRRQVEFNHCDPAGIVFYPRYFEMISAVQERFFADALGCGWGEMIAGTGMATPMGQIECRFHAPSRLGDWLDLSLAVKRLGSASATFVITCTSGDERRFTCQATVIHANAEQGTSAPWPAPLRDAMTRHLVAKTPD
- a CDS encoding RidA family protein produces the protein MTALTPHMFLQPDGWVPAKGYANGVLAEGRMVFTGGLVGWNAQQEWVHEDMVGQFRQTLENIVAVLEQAGARPEHLVRLTWYITDKQEYLDNLRAFGAAYREVIGRHFPAMAVVQVCALMEDAARIEIEATAVIPHD
- a CDS encoding hotdog domain-containing protein codes for the protein MTEAVTRPGTPPCIVTVAPHAEVTPRGAVFGGWILSQLDHAAGLAGRKIAGGDVVIASLKDVQFHAPLHGGEEFTIHAELSRRGTSSFNLAVSAWAEPDGAGRRILSADVLLVAVDGAGRPRKLPA
- a CDS encoding MarR family transcriptional regulator, with translation MDTAQDHQIADEHLARQRLRLWLQMLKAVRHVEGTLRERLRSGYDTTLPRFDVLAALHAAPEGMKMSELSQQLVVSNGNVTGVVDRLVADGLAERQTMETDRRAFRVLITPAGRALMDEMVSEHLRWIDAMFSEISETDAARGISIMLDIRNKH